CCGTGCTGCTAGCGGCCAAATTCCAGCCATGTTTATTATGAAATTAATGATGCTTGAATTGCCCAATCTTATGGGATTATTGCTTCCTCTTGGCTTTTATGTGGCCATATTGATTGCCTATGGCCGCTTATACGCTGAGAGTGAAATGACAGTATTACAAGCTTGTGGATATGGACCAAGGCAATTATTGAAACACAGTATGATTATGGCAAGTATAGTTACCATCATCGTCACAGTGATTATGATATGGGTTAGTCCGGTCATTGCCATTGAGCGAGCAAAACTACTTCGTACATCGGGCGTGCAAACTTTAATTCAAACCATTGTGCCTGGCCGATTTCGTGAAATCCGCAATGGAGAACAGGTTTTTTATGTCGAGAAAATGAATCCCTCGCATACTGTGGCACAGAATGTATTTATGGCTCGGCTGACGGAGAAAGAAGGAAAGCAGCAATGGGATATTTTATGGGCTGATAAAGCATTTGCAAAAATGGATGAAAAAACAGCGGAAGATTATGTCATTTTTCAGGACGGAAAAGCTTATCAAGGGGTTCCTGGACAAGCAGATTACCAGGTTGCCGAATTTGAGCATTATCAGACACGCTTGCCGCATCCCATTATAGCTTTAAAAGATGATGCTCGGACGGCTAAGACAGCAAGCCTGTGGCCGTTCAATAACTCTGACTTGCGTAAGGCAGCAGAGTTGCAGTGGCGTCTGTCAGTCCCCATTATGGTATTAACCCTGACTCTGGTTGCAGTTCCTCTTAGTCGAGTGAATCCCCGTGCTGGCAAGTATGCTAAATTATTGCCGGCCATTGTGCTTTATATCATTTATGCCAATTTTATGTTTGTTGCTCGTGATTGGTTAACAGCTGGTAAAATTCCTGTCTGGTTAGGCATGTGGTGGCTGCATCTTCTGGTTGCTGTCGTGGGGGGGCTGCTTATCTGGCGAAATCAGGTTAAATTCTCATGAAGCCAAAACTAATCGATCGTTACATTGCCAAAACCGTATTGTCTGCCATTGCACTCGTTACTCTCATGTTGGCTGGTTTACAGGTTTTTATTTATTTGTGAATCAATTGGATGATCTTGGTAAAGCTCATTATGGCATTATTCAAGCGGCATTTTTTGTATTTCTGCAAATGCCATATCAAGTTTATTTATTCTTCCCAATGGCAAGTTTGCTTGGTAGTTTGATTGGCCTTGGTATTATGGCAAATCACCGAGAGCTTGTGGTGATACGAGCAGCAGGAATGTCCATCGGACAAGTGACAGTCGCTGTGTTGAAAGCCTCCTTAATAGTGATTGTCATCATGACCGTCACGGGTGAAACAATCATTCCACGTTTAGCTTCCCTTGCCAATGATAAGAAACTGCAAGCGATGAGTGAAGGGCAAGCTTTGCGTACAGAAAAGGGAATGTGGCTGCGTAATCAGGATGACTTCATTACCGTTGGGGAGATATTGCCCAATGATGTGCTGCGGCAAGTGTATCAGTTTCATTTTGATACAACCCATCATTTACGCATCGCGCGCAAAATGGAGCAGCTAGACTTACGCCATGGGGTTTGGTATGCGACTGGCGTTTCAGAATCCCTCATTGAAGATGGGCACATCCAAGCAAAACATTATGATGAAATGCAATGGGATGTGCTGCTTAAGCCAAATATTTTGCGAGTCGGTAGTAATGAGCCGGATGAAATGACATTATGGGAATTACGGCAATACATCCGTATACAAAAAATGAATCATCAGACAGTACTGAATTACCAGTTAGCCTATTGGCAGCGCCTCTTACAGCCATTAACAACCATGGTAATGATGGTATTGGCTATTCCCTTTATTTTCGGCCCACTGCGTTCGTCCACGATGGGTTCAAAATTATTGGCGGGAGCCACCGTAGGATTTGGTTTTCATATGATTAATCGGATTTTTGGTCCTGTAAGTCAGGTATTTCAATGGCCGGTTGAAATTGCAGCATTTGGTCCAACATTGCTGTTTATGATGTTGGGTCTTTATTTGATGCGTCGAGTAAAATAATGTTCGTCGTACGTCATTTCGTTGAAGCCATATTCAATCCTTTTTTTATCATTGTTCTTGTCTTGATTGTTTGTACCTGGCTGCTTTTTAGAAAAAAGGAGTATCCTGTTGTTCGTGTGGGGATGGTACTGGTATTAATGGGCTTATTCTTGTGCAGCACTGGATGGTTACCTCGATTTCTTACTCAGCAATTGGAAAATCAATATCCTGTCGTGACTAAGGTCGATTCTGCCGTGCATTGGATTGTTGTTCTTGGAGGCGGGCAGGCACAGTATATCCATTCCCCCGTTAACAATCTACTTTATTCTGCAAGCATTCGACGGTTGCTGGAAGGTGTGCGCCTGTATCGACAATTGCCTGACGCAAAACTCCTATTATCCGGCGGAGAATATGGCGGAAAAACGGCAGAAGCGCTACGGTTAGCAACTTTAACAAGCTGGTTTGCTATTCCAATGAATGATGTGATTTTAGAGTCTGGTTCAATCAATACGGAGGAACAAGCTAGAGCCATTAAAAAATGGCTAAATCATGCTCCTTTTTATCTGGTGACTTCCGCCATCCATATGCCTCGGGCCATTGCGTTATGTCGCGCTCAAGGATTGCAACCTATAGCTGCCCCTACCGATTTTACTTATTATTGGTATGATGAGCGCTGGCATAAAATGTATGTGCCTAATCCAAATAACCTGGTTTATCTAACTATTGCGTGGCATGAGATCTTAGGCAGAACATGGGCATGGCTAAGAGGCGAGTCTAAGCTTCTTTAGTGTCTTCTTCTAACCAGTTGGATAAGACGCTGATGATTTTACGCGCTTGTTCTTCGCTGGAAATGTTAAATTTCGACTTTTGCCAATATTGATTATTACGCTTTTGATAACGTCGTATCGAATATTTTACCGGACCGTACATTTGTTTTTTATTATCCCAATCCTGATAGCGGAACAGTATGGTCGTCCAGGCTCCTTTAGAAAGGACATGCTTATCCAGTTCTTTAATAGTTTCAACACCATTTTCGCTATAAGCAATGGTTAACTCTTCAATATGTTCACTCATCATTATTTCCAGTATGAATCAGTTTCAACGACAATCAAACTGATGAACACCGGATTATAGCCTGATGAATATCAAGAAAATATTGAAATTTGGCAGGTATTGACCGGTGCAAAGCAAATTTATTGGATGGATTGTAGTGTGCCATTAACAAAAGTCAAGCTCATCGGTTGCTGATATTGATCAACCTGATATACCCAGACCTCTGGGTTTGCGCTAGCCGGAATGGGTTGGTTAATGTATGTGTTGTTAACCATGGCTGGATTACCGCAGGCTGAATAAACACTGTTTTCGTCGTCTCCAATTTGGATGTTTGTCCCGCCACACAGGCTCATGGCGTTCGTGCTCGAGCCATTAATTCTGACACTACTGACTTTTTGATTAACAATGTCTACTTCAAGACTGATACCTGTTGAACCACTAGGCAACGACCATTGATTAAAAATGGGATTTAACGTTGGATAGACACTGCCTGTATTAAGATTAGTGTAAATTAATTGTTTCACAGGTATTCGTTGGGTGACACTCTGACCGCCTGTGCGCTTGCTAAGAGGCTGGCCGCAAGCAGCAATAACTTGATTGGCTGTCATGCCTACATTAATATAGCCATGATTTTGCGGACAATACACGGATTGATCCGCCAGTGAAACCAATGGAAATGAAATACCAAGCAATAAAAGGAATGTTGATTTCATTTTTGTCTCTACCATTAGTATCGTTTTCTAAATTATAG
This genomic interval from Legionella oakridgensis ATCC 33761 = DSM 21215 contains the following:
- the lptF gene encoding LPS export ABC transporter permease LptF; this encodes MLIFRYLAKEVFVTLVSLTAILLLIFMSNQFMRYLSRAASGQIPAMFIMKLMMLELPNLMGLLLPLGFYVAILIAYGRLYAESEMTVLQACGYGPRQLLKHSMIMASIVTIIVTVIMIWVSPVIAIERAKLLRTSGVQTLIQTIVPGRFREIRNGEQVFYVEKMNPSHTVAQNVFMARLTEKEGKQQWDILWADKAFAKMDEKTAEDYVIFQDGKAYQGVPGQADYQVAEFEHYQTRLPHPIIALKDDARTAKTASLWPFNNSDLRKAAELQWRLSVPIMVLTLTLVAVPLSRVNPRAGKYAKLLPAIVLYIIYANFMFVARDWLTAGKIPVWLGMWWLHLLVAVVGGLLIWRNQVKFS
- a CDS encoding YdcF family protein; this encodes MFVVRHFVEAIFNPFFIIVLVLIVCTWLLFRKKEYPVVRVGMVLVLMGLFLCSTGWLPRFLTQQLENQYPVVTKVDSAVHWIVVLGGGQAQYIHSPVNNLLYSASIRRLLEGVRLYRQLPDAKLLLSGGEYGGKTAEALRLATLTSWFAIPMNDVILESGSINTEEQARAIKKWLNHAPFYLVTSAIHMPRAIALCRAQGLQPIAAPTDFTYYWYDERWHKMYVPNPNNLVYLTIAWHEILGRTWAWLRGESKLL
- a CDS encoding DUF2845 domain-containing protein; protein product: MKSTFLLLLGISFPLVSLADQSVYCPQNHGYINVGMTANQVIAACGQPLSKRTGGQSVTQRIPVKQLIYTNLNTGSVYPTLNPIFNQWSLPSGSTGISLEVDIVNQKVSSVRINGSSTNAMSLCGGTNIQIGDDENSVYSACGNPAMVNNTYINQPIPASANPEVWVYQVDQYQQPMSLTFVNGTLQSIQ